A stretch of the Modestobacter marinus genome encodes the following:
- a CDS encoding histidine phosphatase family protein, giving the protein MGELVVVRHGQTEWSASGQHTGLTDLPLLPNGEDDGRRLRSVLGAREITHAFVSPLVRARHTAELAGLFDDGIDAQLEPDLVEVDYGGWEGLTTPEISDRVGHSWSLWHDGTVPGDSPGETLAQVAERVDRVLEKARPLLADGDVALVAHGHVLRVLAARWLGFDPERGALFPLATGRYGTLGFEHEWPALTGWNTGCP; this is encoded by the coding sequence GTGGGTGAGCTGGTGGTCGTCCGGCACGGACAGACCGAGTGGAGCGCGAGCGGGCAGCACACCGGCCTGACCGACCTGCCGCTGTTGCCCAACGGCGAGGACGACGGCCGGCGGCTGCGCTCGGTGCTCGGGGCGCGGGAGATCACGCACGCCTTCGTCAGCCCGCTGGTCCGGGCCCGGCACACCGCCGAGCTCGCCGGGCTGTTCGACGACGGCATCGACGCCCAGCTGGAGCCGGACCTCGTCGAGGTCGACTACGGCGGCTGGGAGGGGCTGACGACGCCGGAGATCAGCGACCGGGTCGGCCACTCGTGGTCGCTGTGGCACGACGGCACGGTGCCCGGCGACTCCCCCGGCGAGACGCTGGCGCAGGTGGCCGAGCGCGTCGACCGGGTGCTGGAGAAGGCCCGCCCGCTGCTCGCCGACGGCGACGTCGCCCTGGTGGCGCACGGCCACGTCCTCCGCGTCCTGGCCGCCCGCTGGCTCGGCTTCGACCCGGAGCGGGGGGCACTGTTCCCGCTGGCCACCGGCCGCTACGGCACGCTCGGCTTCGAGCACGAGTGGCCGGCGCTGACCGGCTGGAACACCGGCTGCCCCTGA